A stretch of DNA from Gymnodinialimonas sp. 57CJ19:
ATTCGATGGTCGAACTGGCCGAGGGCTGGCGGATCAACGGGGTGCAGATCTTGCGCGCACCCGATATTGGGGTCTGAGCCATTGTTCGGGCGGTGCGCCCGGCCATGGGATTGCGCCGGCTTCGCCGTCGCCCACGCGCTCCGCGCCGTGCGGACCTCGCGCCCTGCGGGCGCTTGGTTGAGCGCGGTCTGCCGACCGCTTCTTGCCAAAGATCATCGGAAAGTTTCGGGGTGTCATCGGCGCCATTAACAACCCCTTAACCTTTATGGCCTAATCATGGCGGTGCAATCCGGGTTATCTGCCGTCCCAGTCGGCCGGACCCGGTGACTTACAGATATTGCAAAACAACCGAGGTGACCGTTCAGGTGCCTCGGTTGCCCTGTTCCGGTCTTGGATGACGCGGGGCCCCCTTTTTTAAACGGGCGCATGGTCCCGTGCGGAAAAGGGGTATGATATGAACCAGGTGATCACAGACGGCCTAATCCTGATGCCGCCAGCATTTGCCGACGGCCTGGGCGATTGGTCCCGGCAAGACGGCCGTCCCGGTAGCGATACATGGGCGACGGCACCGAACGCGGCGATTGTGGCCGCCGACAGCGATTTCGGCGATTGCCTTGAAATCCTGAAGACGGACGCCACCACCAAGCTGCGCTGGATGGGGCAGACGCCGATCATTCCGGGCATGTATCTGCGCATCTCGGCCCGCCTGAAGGTGCTGTCGGGGAACCTGCCGGACGTGCGAATTGCCGCTTGGCCGGGCTCGGGATCTGATGTTCATGTCCCCGGTCTGACCGAGGCGGCGGCTGACGTTGATATCACCGCCTACGGCTCGATCGTGACGGTCACCGCGATCCTTGGCACGGGCGATCGCGGCGGTGTTGATCTGGCTTGGGGAGCAGGGCCGAGCTACGCCCACGTTGGGCTCGATTTGACCGGCCCCAACGGCGCGCAACTGCGGATTGAGAGCATCACGGTTGAGGACGTCACGAGCGTTTTCCACCGTCAGATGATGGATTGGGTCGATGTGCGTGACTTCGGCGCGGTGGGCGATGGCACCACCGATGACCGCGAGGCTTTTGCCGCTGCCGACGCCGCCGCCAACGGGCGCGAGGTGATGGTGCCGACGGGCGATTTCTTTATTGGATCGAACCTGACCTTCACCAATCCGGCCCGGTTTGAAGGCCGCATTGTCATGGGCGACAGCACCCGCCTTGCGTTGAACGAAAACTTCGATCTGGATGGCTATGCCGAGGCGTTCGGGGATGAGGTCATCGGGCTGAAAAAGGGCCTGCAACAGCTGTTCAACCAGTCTGATTTTGAGGCGTTTGACCTCTGTGGGCGTCGGATCATTCTGGATGAGCCGTTGGATATCCAAGGGGTTGTGGGCAACAAGAACACCTACGCCAACCGGCGTGTTCTGCGAAATGGCCAGTTCGCGGCGGCCGCCTCGACAGCGTGGAATGACACGGTGGAGACGCGCAGCGCCGGGTGGTCATCGTCTTCATCGTTTGAGCTGACAGGCGTATCCAACGCCGCCTCGATCGAGATCGGCTCCCTTGTCACGGCGCCGCAAGGGGTGGGGCGAGAGGTCTATGTACGGGCCGTCAATGCGGCCCAAAGCAAGGTCTATTTGTCGTCACCGCTCTGCGCGGCTCCGGCCAACCAGACCTATACGTTCACGCGCTTCAAATACTTGCTGGACTTCATTGGCTGGCAAAACCTGCAACGGTTCATTGTGTCCGATGTCGAGTTCCTGTGCGGCGGCCTGTGTTCCGCGATCAATCTGGCGCTAGATGGCCTGGTGTTCCAAATCCAGGATTGCTACTTCACCGGCCCCAAGGACCGGGCGATCACCAGCGCCGATGAGGGCTGCCAGGGGATGCAGATCGACCGCTGTCAGTTCCTGTCGAACGAGCAAACAATCAACGTGCCCCAACGCAAGTCGATCTGCTTCAACATCAACTCCAGCGATTGTAAGATCCG
This window harbors:
- a CDS encoding right-handed parallel beta-helix repeat-containing protein produces the protein MNQVITDGLILMPPAFADGLGDWSRQDGRPGSDTWATAPNAAIVAADSDFGDCLEILKTDATTKLRWMGQTPIIPGMYLRISARLKVLSGNLPDVRIAAWPGSGSDVHVPGLTEAAADVDITAYGSIVTVTAILGTGDRGGVDLAWGAGPSYAHVGLDLTGPNGAQLRIESITVEDVTSVFHRQMMDWVDVRDFGAVGDGTTDDREAFAAADAAANGREVMVPTGDFFIGSNLTFTNPARFEGRIVMGDSTRLALNENFDLDGYAEAFGDEVIGLKKGLQQLFNQSDFEAFDLCGRRIILDEPLDIQGVVGNKNTYANRRVLRNGQFAAAASTAWNDTVETRSAGWSSSSSFELTGVSNAASIEIGSLVTAPQGVGREVYVRAVNAAQSKVYLSSPLCAAPANQTYTFTRFKYLLDFIGWQNLQRFIVSDVEFLCGGLCSAINLALDGLVFQIQDCYFTGPKDRAITSADEGCQGMQIDRCQFLSNEQTINVPQRKSICFNINSSDCKIRDNRANKFLHFGVISGSGNIISGNHFFQGDGIVEGVRSPGLVIADANAKCTFTGNYVDNCYIEWTNEKDPNPNFTGGLSFHGLTVQGNIFFATNTAPWMRFISIKPHGDDHFINGMSITGNLFKKTNGAQLEAVDGVDDSIAPLDLNRTADLEFKGNVFQGIVKRTENPISVRAVEGSAVQSWNVDLSDYLPFGAPVKYALSVLPDGPLHSSSNVVIYSAPYAQGYQSVGGQTLRVTWSQAVKGAAYVTARCDN